Within the Sphingobacteriales bacterium genome, the region CGACGACTTTTCGTATGTGGCGCACCACAGCACTTTGTTGCGTACACAATGTCAAAAGTTTTCCTGCATCGGTCCTCATGTACTCTGCGGCACTGGCACACACCCACTGCATTGGGTATCGCTGCATCCGGCTTTTTACAGTACGCAAACCACACAAACCACTTTTGCCCAGAAAAAAGATACCTTTACTGAATCTAAACCCGTTTTTATCGGTAACGATGTATGGATTGGCGCACAGAGCATCATTGCCGACGGCGTACACATTGGCAATGGAGCAGTAGTAGCAGCCAACAGCTTCGTCAGCAGCGATGTACCTGCTTATGCCATCGTCGGCGGCACACCCGCCAAATTTATCAGGTGGCGTTTCGGGGCGGCGCACATAGAATTTCTGGAACAATTTTGTTGGTGGAACTACAACATAGAATGGCTGCATCAGCATCAATCCTATTTTTCTGATATAGAAAAATTTGTCGCTCATTTTTCAAAATAAAAAAAGCTTGTGTAACTTTTCTTGCTTTTATAAGTCTATAAGTTTGTTCAAGAAAATTTGATGTAGTTTTGTATGGCTATTCACTTTTTTTCTCAACACTTCTATCAATTAAAAAAATGAAAAAAATATTCAGTTTAACATTTATAGTACTGCTGTCAAGTATATTATCGGTGGCAACTGTTAATGCCCAAAACAAACCTACCAAAATAAAACCGTTGCCATCTACCGGACAAAACAGCAACACGGGTAACACTACAAAAGAGCAGAAAACCCCCACTACCACCAACAGCGGGAAAACCAACAGCGGCGATAGTGCCGATGTAGAAATGGAAAAATCTAACGGCAAAGGAAATACCGGCAACAACCAATCGCCCGACAGTTCCAACACTACATCTACCACGCCCAAATCCAACAAAAAAAGTTGGCTGTCCGAATTCTTCGCCGCTTTATTACAATTACTGTCAGGTGGCGGCAGTCAGCGTTAATTTGTATTCATCTAACTTTTATATCATCATAAAAAATTTATCAACTAAAAAAATGAAAAATTTGATTCTTATAGCCGCTTTCGTACTGTTTGGCGGTTTTCAAGTGGCGAGTGCTCAAAATAATAATACCATCAGCACACCCAGCAAAAGCACCAAAGTAGAACCCAAAACGCAACCTACCAAAGTAGAAACCAAAACCAAAGAAGGGGAAGTGATTAAACCCACCGAACAAAAACCACAGCCTTCGGACGATAAAGTAAAAACCGACAGATTGCCGAAAGAAGAAAAGGAAAAAGGAAATAAAGTAGAGGAAAAAGATAAAAAAGACAAAAAAGAAGGTAAAGGGCATAAAGGCGAGTATAAAGGAAAAGGCAAAAAAGGCAAAGGTAAAGGTTGGGAAAAGGAAAAGGACACCACCACCACGACAACGAAGATGATGACGATAAGGAAGATGACAAAGTGATTAACCGTGAAAAAGGCAAAGTGGGAAAAACTGTAAAAAGAGCACCCAAAAAAGATAATCAATAAACAAAGGGTATAACCAAAAACGGCAACATTTTTTATAATGTTGCCGTTTTTTTTATATAAAAAATCAAATTTTACGAAGCGTTTGCTGTAAATTTTGAAATAATAATACCCACCACCGCTACCATATAAAATTGCCCCACCATTCCGAAAAAAGCCACCACCAAACGACTCATATCTGTAATCGGATAAATATCGCCAAAACCAATACTCGTGAGCGTGATAAAACTGAAATAAGAAAGTTCGTTATATATTTCAGCAACAGCCTTACTGATGCCATGAAAAGAATTGGGATAGAGCAACTCTATCAACAAATACGAAAACAAAGCAATCATACTCAACAACAAATACCCGCAAAAAGAGCCAATAATCACATTCAGCCGCACCTCTTTATAAGAAGTAATTTGCCTCATCACTTCCACAAAAATAAAAATATAATAGACAATAAAAAACAAGGTTAGAAACAATAAAAACTGAAAATTCTGACCAAAAATAATAAACAAAAACGGCATAGAAATGCTCACGAACCCTAAAATATTGCGCATAATTTTGAGCGTTTTTCCCGTTTCGTTAAAAACACCAAAACAAGCCAGCGCAATCAGCAGCATATTGAAAGGCCATACATATTCCAAATAAAAAAGATTATCCGGAAAAAAAATCTTATCAAATATCAATAATAAAAGAGCTATCAATAAAAATTCGTAGCGATATAGGCTCAAATGTGCGTGTATCTTTTTTTCTTTCATAAAAAAAACAATTCGTATAAAGTATAAAAAATAATTATCAAGCGTATTTAATTAGTAATTATAATGGTTTTATTAAAATTTCATTATAATTTTTGGGTAATATCGGCACAATCTTGCCTTGAATAATTTGCTGTAATATCTGCACCAAATTACTTTTGGCAAAATGCTCGTGTACCAGCAAGCCCACCAAACGCGCAGGCATCGGCGACTGAAAACGGCTCAAACGGCGGCGGTCTTGTGCTTTGAAGTCCAAAGTAGCCAAATACGGCAACAGAGTAATCCCTTTATTGGCGCGTGTAAACCGGATAAGGCTATCAATAGAACCCGCTTTGAACTCAAAATTGATGTTTTTTTGATGATGAATATGCGATAATTTACAAATTTGCTCTACTTGCGTGCGCAAACAATGACCTTCCTGCAACAACCACAATTTGGTATAATCAATATCATCAACAGTTATTTGCTCGGGCAATACGTCATTGCAGCAACAATACAACAAAAAAGGCTCCCGATACAAAGACAACTCCCGCAATTCGGCATCTACCAAAGGAATTGCCGCTATGCCTACATCTATGCTCCGGTTTTTCAGGGCTTGCTGCAACTGCTCCGTTGTCTGCTCTTCCACTATCATTTGTATATTCGGAAAAGCTGCTGCAAAATCCGACAAAAACAAAGGCAACAAATAAGGTGCAATTGTAGGAATAACGCCTATCCGCAACTCACCCACAACAGCTCCCTTTATTTCGTGTAATAGTGTGTCCAATGCATGAAGCTCTTTTCGTAGAATTTTCAATTGCGCAATAATTTTTTTTCCTTCGTGCGTAATCGTCACGGGTTTGGTTTTGCGGTCAAATATTTTAATACCCCACTCCCCTTCTAAGCGGCTAATCATGGTACTGAGCGTAGATTGCGATACAAAACATTTTTCGGCAGCTTGCTCAAAATGCTTCAATTCCGCTACTGCCAGCACATACTCAAATTGTTGAATATTCATTTTTGCAAAATTATAAAAATCTACAACATCAATATTAATATCTAAAATATCATTTTTATCTATAATTTTATTTTAGTAAATTTGTATGTTAAAATGAAAAATAAAATTTATTAAAAACATACATAGTCAATGAGTAATTCTATTGAAAAATGCCCGTTTCACAACGGAAAATTGAATGTTGTCAAAGGCACTAACAACAGCGATTGGTGGCCTAATCAACTTAATTTGGGCGTATTGCGCCAACATTCGTCTTTATCTAACCCGATGGACAAAGACTTTGATTACGCCGAAGCCTTTAAAAGCTTGGATTTGGCGGCGGTAAAACAAGACATTTATGATTTAATGGTCACTTCGCAAGATTGGTGGCCTGCCGACTACGGACACTATGGTCCTTTGTTTATTCGTATGGCTTGGCACAGCGCAGGTACTTATCGTATTTCTGACGGTCGCGGCGGCGCAGGAACAGGCAATCAGCGTTTTGCGCCGGTAAACAGCTGGCCCGACAACGCCAATTTAGATAAAGCGCGTATGTTGCTGTGGCCCGTAAAACAAAAATACGGCAACAAAATTTCGTGGGCAGATTTGATGATTCTTGCCGGAAATTGTGCCTTGGAATCTATGGGCTTTAAAACTTTCGGTTTTGCGGGCGGACGTGCCGATATTTGGGAACCCGAACAAGATATTTATTGGGGCGCAGAAACCGAATGGCTCGGCGACAAACGCTATAGCGGCGACCGCGAACTCGAAAATCCGCTGGCTGCCGTACAAATGGGCTTGATTTATGTAAATCCCGAAGGACCCAACGGAAA harbors:
- a CDS encoding two pore domain potassium channel family protein, whose translation is MKEKKIHAHLSLYRYEFLLIALLLLIFDKIFFPDNLFYLEYVWPFNMLLIALACFGVFNETGKTLKIMRNILGFVSISMPFLFIIFGQNFQFLLFLTLFFIVYYIFIFVEVMRQITSYKEVRLNVIIGSFCGYLLLSMIALFSYLLIELLYPNSFHGISKAVAEIYNELSYFSFITLTSIGFGDIYPITDMSRLVVAFFGMVGQFYMVAVVGIIISKFTANAS
- a CDS encoding LysR family transcriptional regulator, whose amino-acid sequence is MNIQQFEYVLAVAELKHFEQAAEKCFVSQSTLSTMISRLEGEWGIKIFDRKTKPVTITHEGKKIIAQLKILRKELHALDTLLHEIKGAVVGELRIGVIPTIAPYLLPLFLSDFAAAFPNIQMIVEEQTTEQLQQALKNRSIDVGIAAIPLVDAELRELSLYREPFLLYCCCNDVLPEQITVDDIDYTKLWLLQEGHCLRTQVEQICKLSHIHHQKNINFEFKAGSIDSLIRFTRANKGITLLPYLATLDFKAQDRRRLSRFQSPMPARLVGLLVHEHFAKSNLVQILQQIIQGKIVPILPKNYNEILIKPL
- a CDS encoding CatB-related O-acetyltransferase; its protein translation is MFKDILRDDLRFAKDYWEKWRHRWQFRGQSLKLGKGVSLRRCRFGRCNTLQDHTTLWESNLDDFSYVAHHSTLLRTQCQKFSCIGPHVLCGTGTHPLHWVSLHPAFYSTQTTQTTFAQKKDTFTESKPVFIGNDVWIGAQSIIADGVHIGNGAVVAANSFVSSDVPAYAIVGGTPAKFIRWRFGAAHIEFLEQFCWWNYNIEWLHQHQSYFSDIEKFVAHFSK